A genomic region of Cannabis sativa cultivar Pink pepper isolate KNU-18-1 chromosome 1, ASM2916894v1, whole genome shotgun sequence contains the following coding sequences:
- the LOC115703570 gene encoding small ribosomal subunit protein uS8my → MGRRILNEALRSMVNAEKRGKSMVELKPISTVMSSFLNIMKNRGYIKDFQVYDPHRVGKITVQLQGRINDCKALTHRQDIKAIEIEEYKTRTLPTRQWGYVVITTPDGVLDHEEALRRNVGGQVLGYFH, encoded by the exons atggGGAGAAGAATACTGAATGAAGCACTCAGATCAATGGTGAATGCCGAGAAAAGAGGGAAATCCATGGTGGAGTTGAAGCCTATCTCCACTGTAATGTCTTCTTTCCTCAATATCATGAAAAATCGAG GCTATATTAAGGATTTTCAAGTTTATGATCCACATAGAGTGGGGAAGATAACAGTTCAACTACAGGGGAGGATTAATGATTGTAAAGCACTTACTCACAGGCAGGACATCAAGGCTATCGAAATTGAGGAGTACAAAACACGTACTCTTCCAACGCGACAG TGGGGTTATGTCGTGATTACAACTCCAGATGGCGTTTTGGATCATGAAGAGGCTCTTAGACGCAACGTTGGCGGTCAAGTTCTGGGATATTTTCACTAA
- the LOC115705181 gene encoding uncharacterized protein LOC115705181 isoform X1 has translation MSMLHRSFKPAKCKTALKLSVSRIKLLNNKRENQVKQMKRELAQLLESGQVPTARIRVEHVIREEKTLTAYNFIEVYCELIAARLPIIESQKNCPIDLKEAITSVIFAAPRCADIQELADIRKHFTAKYGKEFVSAAIDLRPDCGVNRVLVEKLSAKTPDGPTKLKVLNAIAEEHNVKWNPDSFGGHDSNPPQDLLNVPNNYEMMSKVHTEASPGPVRIQDDKEPPNVQVPHTYNQRHDAYVNFNEQSVRPTSGYQRSSSTDVAPSKATTSNTFHAEVRSSGHATEQMEYKQSVSGNENAHSMGRQNWNMQFKDATSAAQAAAESAELASMAARAAAELSRQYSSELHKSSQGSIQQDEEPQVYADPKLQSHHIAKQAENNAFHRRNSGHHEKHIIDKEREQLYGTAERFHRDSYKNSDRCNNAASFKSSTASSDDSTVVNSLRTGDRYSQRKSPESDKSDLLDEVSKRKHKDHCEIEPSSEEIALFDQNATRKYSKGAPSHSYSSSSGDDKEDVLRKNENVAYFEDVEAEKKSSRASSRSHSSTFGDIHEDIFKRNSPSENPSLHNDGSIYRNTSEININDNTLMFDDYSSDEDNNKVDLGDYKGQETSSYFSSPIRKPSANLFADSTVWSPRHADEELRKSAVQSHPAEFSESLKDSSVAPQQDVLPPAAFDDYDSQGSDCEEDLGKSKLLGGADFDNFPSEMNLNSKSSEPFQSEDHSLGSSSSEAGGSRRNSWLPSTSVDQRPKEVQSDRSQGHESSSVSEIKFNYAELSPRLMNSRLDSTAKDTLESFDTTKDTEHTEEYTFESSTQELSFGALKGGLRNKSNRRPLHMRKSSENSLSVEQASKGSFSRIEESSSSPTVRTSVGFGADKQDPHREERDTNLSKKGDVRNFTKHTDSIDNHLDEEFQPVTSSSKQPYTQKLGIELNKKLNLRGSHNYFDSDNSDSEEDLPKLTPTRNAYPGFGVSRRTKASPDSGRTFSKSNVLSGESTTPNYRAEAKTNVFPGESTTPKYRAEAKTNLFSRESTTSKFGAEAKTNVYSGESITPKYRAEAKTDVFSGESITPMYRAETVTDIFSGESIIPKYSSESKSSSSSFQASEVLPKPLPETKMSDYSVEQHTPKAVLESRSSSRTESPKSTPRKQASNPLNASVEQDSPKPIPESRRSSRLSSTSEQTSNSHRLSLQRDSPRPISESRSPSTDSSKPSRRERPSKSLDKNKKSGATEASKPSVTRETSSNDNTGHVHPKLPDSDAFTAFFQSLKQTRD, from the exons ATGAGTATGCTTCACAGGAGCTTCAAGCCGGCGAAATG CAAAACGGCGTTGAAGCTCTCCGTTTCTCGCATAAAGCTCTTGAATAATAAGAGAGAAAATCAGGTGAAGCAGATGAAGAGGGAATTGGCCCAATTGCTCGAGTCGGGCCAGGTTCCTACCGCTCGGATTCGG GTTGAACATGTGATCAGAGAAGAGAAAACATTGACAGCTTATAATTTTATTGAAGTATACTGTGAGCTTATTGCAGCACGCTTGCCAATCATCGAGTCACAAAA AAACTGTCCCATTGACTTGAAGGAAGCAATTACAAGTGTAATATTTGCAGCTCCAAGATGTGCAGACATACAAGAACTCGCAGATATTCGGAAACATTTTACAGCAAAATATGGCAAAGAGTTTGTCTCTGCAGCTATTGACTTGCGACCAGATTGTGGTGTGAATCGTGTG TTAGTGGAGAAACTATCTGCCAAGACACCTGATGGTCCAACCAAGCTCAAAGTTTTGAATGCCATCGCAGAGGAACATAATGTCAAATGGAATCCTGACTCATTTGGAGGGCATGATTCTAATCCCCCACAGGACTTATTG AATGTACCAAATAATTACGAGATGATGAGTAAAGTTCACACTGAAGCTTCTCCTGGCCCAGTTCGCATCCAAGATGACAAAGAACCACCAAATGTCCAAGTGCCACATACGTACAATCAGAGGCATGATGCATATGTAAACTTCAATGAGCAGAGTGTGAGACCGACATCTGGTTATCAAAGAAGTTCTTCTACAGATGTTGCACCCAGCAAGGCAACGACATCTAATACTTTCCATGCAGAAGTGAGATCATCAG GCCATGCGACGGAACAGATGGAATATAAACAATCTGTGTCTGGAAATGAGAATGCTCATTCCATGGGTAGACAGAACTGGAATATGCAATTTAAGGATGCCACTTCTGCAGCACAGGCTGCTGCTGAGTCGGCAGAACTAGCAAGCATGGCTGCCAGAGCAGCTGCAGAACTTTCTAGGCAGTATTCCTCAGAATTACATAAGTCATCTCAGGGTTCCATTCAACAAGATGAAGAACCCCAAGTCTATGCGGACCCAAAGTTGCAAAGTCACCATATTGCCAAACAAGCAGAAAACAATGCTTTTCACAGAAGGAATTCTGGACACCACGAGAAGCATATCATTGACAAAGAACGAGAGCAGCTTTATGGGACAGCTGAAAGGTTTCATAGAGACAGTTATAAGAACAGTGATAGATGTAACAATGCAGCTTCCTTTAAGTCCAGTACTGCTTCAAGTGATGATTCTACAGTAGTGAATAGTCTCCGAACTGGGGACAGATATTCCCAAAGAAAGTCACCTGAATCTGATAAGAGCGATTTATTAGATGAAGTGAGTAAGAGGAAACATAAAGATCATTGTGAAATTGAGCCATCTTCTGAGGAAATTGCTTTATTTGATCAAAATGCAACTAGAAAGTATTCTAAGGGTGCTCCGTCTCATTCTTATTCGAGCTCTTCAGGTGATGATAAAGAGGATGTTCTAAGAAAGAATGAGAATGTTGCTTATTTTGAGGATGTGGAGGCTGAAAAAAAATCTAGTCGGGCTTCGTCCAGATCTCATTCAAGCACCTTTGGTGATATTCATGAAGACATATTCAAAAGAAATAGTCCCAGTGAAAATCCTTCTCTTCACAATGACGGAAGTATATATAGAAACACTtcagaaataaatattaatgaCAATACTTTAATGTTTGATGACTATAGTTCTGATGAGGATAACAATAAAGTTGATCTGGGTGATTATAAGGGACAAGAAACAAGCTCATATTTTTCATCCCCGATTAGAAAACCATCTGCAAATCTTTTTGCTGATTCAACTGTTTGGTCCCCTAGACATGCAGATGAGGAACTTAGAAAGTCTGCTGTACAGTCACATCCCGCGGAGTTTTCTGAAAGTTTGAAAGATTCTAGTGTTGCACCACAACAAGATGTATTGCCACCTGCAGCTTTTGATGATTATGATAGCCAAGGATCTGACTGTGAAGAAGATTTGGGAAAGTCTAAGTTGCTTGGAGGTGCAGATTTTGATAACTTTCCTTCTGAAATGAATTTGAACTCTAAAAGTTCTGAGCCATTCCAAAGTGAAGATCATAGTTTAGGATCATCTTCTTCTGAGGCTGGAGGATCTAGAAGAAATTCATGGCTGCCATCCACGTCAGTTGATCAACGTCCCAAGGAAGTTCAATCTGATAGAAGCCAAGGACATGAATCTAGTTCTGTAtctgaaattaaatttaattatgcaGAGCTCTCTCCTAGGCTTATGAATTCTCGATTGGATTCAACGGCTAAGGACACACTAGAATCGTTTGATACTACAAAAGACACTGAGCATACAGAAGAATATACTTTTGAAAGTAGTACTCAGGAGTTGAGTTTTGGGGCACTGAAAGGTGGTTTGCGGAATAAGAGTAATAGGCGTCCACTGCATATGAGGAAATCATCAGAAAACTCCTTGTCTGTTGAACAAGCTAGCAAGGGTAGTTTTTCCAGGATTGAGGAATCTTCCTCTTCTCCAACAGTTAGGACTTCAGTTGGTTTTGGTGCTGACAAGCAAGACCCACATCGTGAGGAAAGAGACACAAACCTAAGCAAAAAAGGGGATGTGAGGAACTTTACAAAACACACAGACTCCATTGATAATCACTTGGACGAGGAATTTCAACCAGTGACTAGTAGCAGTAAACAGCCGTACACTCAGAAATTGGGTATTGaactaaacaaaaaattaaatttaagggGTTCACACAATTATTTTGATTCAGATAATAGTGATTCCGAGGAGGATCTTCCTAAATTGACTCCCACCAGAAATGCATACCCAGGCTTTGGAGTTTCTCGAAGGACAAAGGCTTCTCCTGATTCTGGTAGAACATTCTCAAAGAGTAACGTTTTATCTGGGGAATCTACTACTCCCAATTATAGAGCTGAAGCAAAGACTAATGTATTCCCTGGAGAATCTACAACTCCCAAGTATAGAGCTGAAGCAAAGACCAATTTATTCTCTCGGGAATCTACAACTTCCAAGTTTGGAGCTGAAGCAAAAACTAATGTATACTCTGGGGAATCTATAACTCCCAAGTATAGAGCTGAGGCAAAGACTGATGTGTTCTCTGGGGAATCTATAACTCCAATGTACAGAGCTGAGACAGTGACTGATATATTCTCTGGGGAATCTATAATTCCCAAGTACAGTTCTGAAAGCAAATCATCCTCAAGTAGTTTCCAGGCCAGTGAAGTATTGCCTAAGCCTTTGCCCGAGACCAAAATGTCAGATTACTCAGTGGAGCAGCATACGCCTAAAGCTGTACTAGAATCCAGGAGCTCATCACGCACCGAAAGTCCAAAGTCAACCCCGAGAAAACAGGCATCCAATCCTCTCAATGCATCAGTGGAGCAGGATAGTCCTAAACCAATACCAGAGTCCAGAAGGTCTTCACGCCTGTCATCTACAAGTGAACAAACATCAAATTCTCATCGGTTATCATTGCAGCGGGATAGTCCTAGGCCAATATCTGAATCAAGATCTCCATCTACAGACAGTTCAAAGCCATCCAGGAGGGAAAGACCATCTAAATCACTTGATAAGAATAAGAAATCTGGGGCTACTGAAGCTTCGAAGCCCTCTGTAACGAGGGAGACTTCATCGAATGACAATACAGGTCATGTGCATCCTAAGCTTCCTGACTCTGATGCTTTTACTGCTTTCTTCCAGTCTCTCAAACAGACTCGGGATTAA
- the LOC115705181 gene encoding uncharacterized protein LOC115705181 isoform X2, protein MSMLHRSFKPAKCKTALKLSVSRIKLLNNKRENQVKQMKRELAQLLESGQVPTARIRVEHVIREEKTLTAYNFIEVYCELIAARLPIIESQKNCPIDLKEAITSVIFAAPRCADIQELADIRKHFTAKYGKEFVSAAIDLRPDCGVNRVLVEKLSAKTPDGPTKLKVLNAIAEEHNVKWNPDSFGGHDSNPPQDLLNVPNNYEMMSKVHTEASPGPVRIQDDKEPPNVQVPHTYNQRHDAYVNFNEQSVRPTSGYQRSSSTDVAPSKATTSNTFHAEVRSSGHATEQMEYKQSVSGNENAHSMGRQNWNMQFKDATSAAQAAAESAELASMAARAAAELSRQYSSELHKSSQGSIQQDEEPQVYADPKLQSHHIAKQAENNAFHRRNSGHHEKHIIDKEREQLYGTAERFHRDSYKNSDRCNNAASFKSSTASSDDSTVVNSLRTGDRYSQRKSPESDKSDLLDEVSKRKHKDHCEIEPSSEEIALFDQNATRKYSKGAPSHSYSSSSGDDKEDVLRKNENVAYFEDVEAEKKSSRASSRSHSSTFGDIHEDIFKRNSPSENPSLHNDGSIYRNTSEININDNTLMFDDYSSDEDNNKVDLGDYKGQETSSYFSSPIRKPSANLFADSTVWSPRHADEELRKSAVQSHPAEFSESLKDSSVAPQQDVLPPAAFDDYDSQGSDCEEDLGKSKLLGGADFDNFPSEMNLNSKSSEPFQSEDHSLGSSSSEAGGSRRNSWLPSTSVDQRPKEVQSDRSQGHESSSVSEIKFNYAELSPRLMNSRLDSTAKDTLESFDTTKDTEHTEEYTFESSTQELSFGALKGGLRNKSNRRPLHMRKSSENSLSVEQASKGSFSRIEESSSSPTVRTSVGFGADKQDPHREERDTNSIDNHLDEEFQPVTSSSKQPYTQKLGIELNKKLNLRGSHNYFDSDNSDSEEDLPKLTPTRNAYPGFGVSRRTKASPDSGRTFSKSNVLSGESTTPNYRAEAKTNVFPGESTTPKYRAEAKTNLFSRESTTSKFGAEAKTNVYSGESITPKYRAEAKTDVFSGESITPMYRAETVTDIFSGESIIPKYSSESKSSSSSFQASEVLPKPLPETKMSDYSVEQHTPKAVLESRSSSRTESPKSTPRKQASNPLNASVEQDSPKPIPESRRSSRLSSTSEQTSNSHRLSLQRDSPRPISESRSPSTDSSKPSRRERPSKSLDKNKKSGATEASKPSVTRETSSNDNTGHVHPKLPDSDAFTAFFQSLKQTRD, encoded by the exons ATGAGTATGCTTCACAGGAGCTTCAAGCCGGCGAAATG CAAAACGGCGTTGAAGCTCTCCGTTTCTCGCATAAAGCTCTTGAATAATAAGAGAGAAAATCAGGTGAAGCAGATGAAGAGGGAATTGGCCCAATTGCTCGAGTCGGGCCAGGTTCCTACCGCTCGGATTCGG GTTGAACATGTGATCAGAGAAGAGAAAACATTGACAGCTTATAATTTTATTGAAGTATACTGTGAGCTTATTGCAGCACGCTTGCCAATCATCGAGTCACAAAA AAACTGTCCCATTGACTTGAAGGAAGCAATTACAAGTGTAATATTTGCAGCTCCAAGATGTGCAGACATACAAGAACTCGCAGATATTCGGAAACATTTTACAGCAAAATATGGCAAAGAGTTTGTCTCTGCAGCTATTGACTTGCGACCAGATTGTGGTGTGAATCGTGTG TTAGTGGAGAAACTATCTGCCAAGACACCTGATGGTCCAACCAAGCTCAAAGTTTTGAATGCCATCGCAGAGGAACATAATGTCAAATGGAATCCTGACTCATTTGGAGGGCATGATTCTAATCCCCCACAGGACTTATTG AATGTACCAAATAATTACGAGATGATGAGTAAAGTTCACACTGAAGCTTCTCCTGGCCCAGTTCGCATCCAAGATGACAAAGAACCACCAAATGTCCAAGTGCCACATACGTACAATCAGAGGCATGATGCATATGTAAACTTCAATGAGCAGAGTGTGAGACCGACATCTGGTTATCAAAGAAGTTCTTCTACAGATGTTGCACCCAGCAAGGCAACGACATCTAATACTTTCCATGCAGAAGTGAGATCATCAG GCCATGCGACGGAACAGATGGAATATAAACAATCTGTGTCTGGAAATGAGAATGCTCATTCCATGGGTAGACAGAACTGGAATATGCAATTTAAGGATGCCACTTCTGCAGCACAGGCTGCTGCTGAGTCGGCAGAACTAGCAAGCATGGCTGCCAGAGCAGCTGCAGAACTTTCTAGGCAGTATTCCTCAGAATTACATAAGTCATCTCAGGGTTCCATTCAACAAGATGAAGAACCCCAAGTCTATGCGGACCCAAAGTTGCAAAGTCACCATATTGCCAAACAAGCAGAAAACAATGCTTTTCACAGAAGGAATTCTGGACACCACGAGAAGCATATCATTGACAAAGAACGAGAGCAGCTTTATGGGACAGCTGAAAGGTTTCATAGAGACAGTTATAAGAACAGTGATAGATGTAACAATGCAGCTTCCTTTAAGTCCAGTACTGCTTCAAGTGATGATTCTACAGTAGTGAATAGTCTCCGAACTGGGGACAGATATTCCCAAAGAAAGTCACCTGAATCTGATAAGAGCGATTTATTAGATGAAGTGAGTAAGAGGAAACATAAAGATCATTGTGAAATTGAGCCATCTTCTGAGGAAATTGCTTTATTTGATCAAAATGCAACTAGAAAGTATTCTAAGGGTGCTCCGTCTCATTCTTATTCGAGCTCTTCAGGTGATGATAAAGAGGATGTTCTAAGAAAGAATGAGAATGTTGCTTATTTTGAGGATGTGGAGGCTGAAAAAAAATCTAGTCGGGCTTCGTCCAGATCTCATTCAAGCACCTTTGGTGATATTCATGAAGACATATTCAAAAGAAATAGTCCCAGTGAAAATCCTTCTCTTCACAATGACGGAAGTATATATAGAAACACTtcagaaataaatattaatgaCAATACTTTAATGTTTGATGACTATAGTTCTGATGAGGATAACAATAAAGTTGATCTGGGTGATTATAAGGGACAAGAAACAAGCTCATATTTTTCATCCCCGATTAGAAAACCATCTGCAAATCTTTTTGCTGATTCAACTGTTTGGTCCCCTAGACATGCAGATGAGGAACTTAGAAAGTCTGCTGTACAGTCACATCCCGCGGAGTTTTCTGAAAGTTTGAAAGATTCTAGTGTTGCACCACAACAAGATGTATTGCCACCTGCAGCTTTTGATGATTATGATAGCCAAGGATCTGACTGTGAAGAAGATTTGGGAAAGTCTAAGTTGCTTGGAGGTGCAGATTTTGATAACTTTCCTTCTGAAATGAATTTGAACTCTAAAAGTTCTGAGCCATTCCAAAGTGAAGATCATAGTTTAGGATCATCTTCTTCTGAGGCTGGAGGATCTAGAAGAAATTCATGGCTGCCATCCACGTCAGTTGATCAACGTCCCAAGGAAGTTCAATCTGATAGAAGCCAAGGACATGAATCTAGTTCTGTAtctgaaattaaatttaattatgcaGAGCTCTCTCCTAGGCTTATGAATTCTCGATTGGATTCAACGGCTAAGGACACACTAGAATCGTTTGATACTACAAAAGACACTGAGCATACAGAAGAATATACTTTTGAAAGTAGTACTCAGGAGTTGAGTTTTGGGGCACTGAAAGGTGGTTTGCGGAATAAGAGTAATAGGCGTCCACTGCATATGAGGAAATCATCAGAAAACTCCTTGTCTGTTGAACAAGCTAGCAAGGGTAGTTTTTCCAGGATTGAGGAATCTTCCTCTTCTCCAACAGTTAGGACTTCAGTTGGTTTTGGTGCTGACAAGCAAGACCCACATCGTGAGGAAAGAGACACAAAC TCCATTGATAATCACTTGGACGAGGAATTTCAACCAGTGACTAGTAGCAGTAAACAGCCGTACACTCAGAAATTGGGTATTGaactaaacaaaaaattaaatttaagggGTTCACACAATTATTTTGATTCAGATAATAGTGATTCCGAGGAGGATCTTCCTAAATTGACTCCCACCAGAAATGCATACCCAGGCTTTGGAGTTTCTCGAAGGACAAAGGCTTCTCCTGATTCTGGTAGAACATTCTCAAAGAGTAACGTTTTATCTGGGGAATCTACTACTCCCAATTATAGAGCTGAAGCAAAGACTAATGTATTCCCTGGAGAATCTACAACTCCCAAGTATAGAGCTGAAGCAAAGACCAATTTATTCTCTCGGGAATCTACAACTTCCAAGTTTGGAGCTGAAGCAAAAACTAATGTATACTCTGGGGAATCTATAACTCCCAAGTATAGAGCTGAGGCAAAGACTGATGTGTTCTCTGGGGAATCTATAACTCCAATGTACAGAGCTGAGACAGTGACTGATATATTCTCTGGGGAATCTATAATTCCCAAGTACAGTTCTGAAAGCAAATCATCCTCAAGTAGTTTCCAGGCCAGTGAAGTATTGCCTAAGCCTTTGCCCGAGACCAAAATGTCAGATTACTCAGTGGAGCAGCATACGCCTAAAGCTGTACTAGAATCCAGGAGCTCATCACGCACCGAAAGTCCAAAGTCAACCCCGAGAAAACAGGCATCCAATCCTCTCAATGCATCAGTGGAGCAGGATAGTCCTAAACCAATACCAGAGTCCAGAAGGTCTTCACGCCTGTCATCTACAAGTGAACAAACATCAAATTCTCATCGGTTATCATTGCAGCGGGATAGTCCTAGGCCAATATCTGAATCAAGATCTCCATCTACAGACAGTTCAAAGCCATCCAGGAGGGAAAGACCATCTAAATCACTTGATAAGAATAAGAAATCTGGGGCTACTGAAGCTTCGAAGCCCTCTGTAACGAGGGAGACTTCATCGAATGACAATACAGGTCATGTGCATCCTAAGCTTCCTGACTCTGATGCTTTTACTGCTTTCTTCCAGTCTCTCAAACAGACTCGGGATTAA
- the LOC115704661 gene encoding probable phospholipase A2 homolog 1 isoform X2 has protein sequence MHGVRLSIVSGFTIVFIFIFLTVGARCSNNDSEVRCSKICVAENCNSVGIRYGKFCGVGWTGCPGEKPCDDLDACCKIHDECVTKKGLTNIKCHEKFKSCIKKVHKSGKVGFSRDCPYETAVPTMVQAQMDKWIEK, from the exons ATGCATGGCGTTCGTCTCAGTATCGTTTCTGGATTCACTATCGTCTTCATTTTCATCTTCCTTACCGTAGGAGCTCGGTGTTCCAACAATGATTCCGAG GTTAGATGCAGCAAAATCTGCGTTGCAGAGAATTGTAATT cTGTTGGGATTCGATACGGGAAGTTCTGCGGAGTAGGGTGGACTGGCTGCCCTGGTGAGAAGCCATGCGATGATCTTGATGCTTGTTGTAAGATTCACGATGAATGTGTCACCAAAAAAG GTTTGACAaatattaaatgtcatgaaaagtTCAAGAGCTGCATTAAGAAAGTACACAAGTCTGGAAAGGTTGGATTTTCTCGGGACTGCCCTTACGAGACAGCAGTGCCTACTATGGTACAGG CTCAAATGGACAAGTGGATTGAAAAATGA
- the LOC115704661 gene encoding probable phospholipase A2 homolog 1 isoform X1, producing MHGVRLSIVSGFTIVFIFIFLTVGARCSNNDSEVRCSKICVAENCNSVGIRYGKFCGVGWTGCPGEKPCDDLDACCKIHDECVTKKGLTNIKCHEKFKSCIKKVHKSGKVGFSRDCPYETAVPTMVQGMDFAIMLSQFDNSRAEL from the exons ATGCATGGCGTTCGTCTCAGTATCGTTTCTGGATTCACTATCGTCTTCATTTTCATCTTCCTTACCGTAGGAGCTCGGTGTTCCAACAATGATTCCGAG GTTAGATGCAGCAAAATCTGCGTTGCAGAGAATTGTAATT cTGTTGGGATTCGATACGGGAAGTTCTGCGGAGTAGGGTGGACTGGCTGCCCTGGTGAGAAGCCATGCGATGATCTTGATGCTTGTTGTAAGATTCACGATGAATGTGTCACCAAAAAAG GTTTGACAaatattaaatgtcatgaaaagtTCAAGAGCTGCATTAAGAAAGTACACAAGTCTGGAAAGGTTGGATTTTCTCGGGACTGCCCTTACGAGACAGCAGTGCCTACTATGGTACAGGGTATGGATTTTGCCATTATGCTCAGTCAATTTGATAATTCCAGGGCTGAACTGTGA